From the Musa acuminata AAA Group cultivar baxijiao chromosome BXJ1-2, Cavendish_Baxijiao_AAA, whole genome shotgun sequence genome, one window contains:
- the LOC135600553 gene encoding protein ROOT HAIR DEFECTIVE 3-like: protein MDEHYCSTQLIDGDGAFNVAGIENFIKMVKLAECGLSYAVVSIMGPQSSGKSTLLNHLFGTNFREMDAFRGRSQTTKGIWLARCADIEPCTIVMDLEGTDGRERGEDDTTFEKQSALFALAVSDIVLINMWCHDIGREQAANKPLLKTVFQVMMRLFSPRKTTLLFVIRDKTKTPLESLEPILREDIQKIWDNVPKPQVHKETPLSEFFNVQVVALSSYEEKEEQFKEQVASLRQKFYHSIAPGGLAGDRRGVIPASGFSFSAQQIWKVIKENKDLDLPAHKVMVATVRCEEIANEKLAFINADEEWLQLEEAVQHDLVPGFGKKLSAILDKCLSGYDMEVIYFDESVRTSKRQELETKLLQLVNPAYQSMLGHVRAKTLNDFKEALDKAIEREGFAVAVHDCTQSFMLKFDKGCEGAAIEQARWDPSKVREKLRRDIDVYVTSVRAAKLSELTTLYEGQLNRALSEPVEALLDAASDDTWPAIRELLQRETKSAISGFSSALLAFDLDQATVDKMILQLEEYAKSVVESKAKEEAGRVLIHMKDRFSTLFSHDADSMPRVWTGKEDIKAITKTARSASLKLMSVLTVIRLDDKNDKIENALSLSLMDASDSGGSSRSIQILDPLASSSWEEVPQTKTLITPVQCRSLWRQFQSETEYTVTQAISAQEANKRNNSMLPPPWAIVAILILGFNEFMTLLRNPLYLVVIFVIFLVGKALWVQLDISGVFSNGALPGLLSLSTRFLPTVMNILKRLADEGQRPAAPERNRNQELETKSFRNGMRSNSSSDASSNITSSDSGIEYSSLPRQ, encoded by the exons atggaTGAACATTATTGTTCTACCCAACTTATTGATGGAGATGGTGCATTCAATGTTGCTGGCATCGAAAATTTTATTAAGATGGTGAAGTTGGCTGAGTGTGGACTATCCTATGCTGTGGTCTCTATTATGGGCCCACAAAGTAGTG GTAAGAGCACACTTTTGAACCATTTGTTTGGCACCAATTTTCGAGAGATGGATGCTTTTAGGGGAAG GTCACAGACTACTAAAGGCATTTGGCTAGCGAGATGTGCTGATATTGAGCCATGTACAATCGTTATGGATTTGGAGGGTACCGATGGAAGAGAGCGAGGGGAG GATGACACAACATTTGAGAAGCAGAGTGCACTTTTTGCTTTAGCAGTTTCAGATATAGTCCTTATAAACAT GTGGTGTCATGATATTGGTCGAGAACAAGCTGCAAACAAGCCTCTTTTAAAGACAGTATTTCAG GTGATGATGAGGTTGTTTAGCCCTCGTAAAACAACATTACTATTTGTCATACGTGATAAAACCAAG ACACCGCTGGAAAGTCTTGAACCTATTCTCAGGGAGGATATTCAGAAG ATATGGGATAATGTTCCAAAACCACAAGTTCATAAAGAAACTCCTCTTAGTGAATTTTTCAAT GTACAAGTTGTGGCTCTTTCAAGTTAcgaagagaaagaagaacaatTTAAAGAACAG GTTGCAAGTTTaagacaaaaattttatcattctatCGCACCTGGTGGCCTTGCTGGAGATCGACGTGGGGTCATTCCTGCTTCAGGATTTTCATTTAGTGCACAGCAGATATGGAAGGTTATCAAAGAGAACAAGGACCTTGACCTGCCTGCACACAAG GTTATGGTAGCCACTGTACGTTGTGAAGAAATTGCTAATGAAAAGCTTGCTTTCATAAATGCTGATGAG GAGTGGCTTCAACTTGAAGAAGCTGTTCAGCATGATCTTGTTCCAGGTTTTGGAAAGAAGCTCAGTGCAATATTGGACAAGTGCTTGTCTGG atatgacatggaagttatttatTTTGATGAATCTGTTAGGACTTCAAAGAGACAAGAACTTGAAACAAAACTTCTCCAG CTAGTAAATCCTGCATATCAATCCATGTTGGGGCACGTTCGGGCAAAAACTTTAAATGACTTTAAGGAAGCTCTTGACAAGGCTATTGAAAGAGAAGGATTTGCTGTTGCTGTACATGATTGCACTCAATCTTTCATGTTAAAGTTTGATAAGGGCTGTGAAG GTGCTGCTATTGAACAAGCAAGATGGGACCCCTCGAAAGTTCGGGAAAAGCTTCGGCGAGATATTGATGTTTATGTAACTTCAGTTCGTGCTGCAAAGCTTTCTGAGCTTACTACACTGTATGAG GGACAACTCAATAGAGCTCTTTCAGAACCTGTAGAAGCTCTTCTTGATGCGGCTAGTGATGATACTTGGCCAGCAATAAGGGAACTTCTCCAACGAGAGACCAAATCTGCTATTTCTGGATTTTCTTCTGCACTTTTAGCATTTGATCTTGACCAGGCAACTGTTGATAAAATGATCTTACAGCTAGAGGAATATGCTAAAAGTGTTGTTGAATCAAAGGCAAAAGAAGAGGCTGGAAGAGTCTTGATCCATATGAAGGACAG ATTCTCGACATTGTTCAGTCACGATGCTGATTCCATGCCAAGAGTTTGGACAGGAAAGGAAGACATAAAAGCAATCACAAAAACTGCTCGCTCTGCA TCTCTGAAATTGATGTCTGTACTGACTGTTATTCGTTTggatgataaaaatgataaaatcgaGAATGCTCTCTCACTTTCTTTGATGGATGCTTCTGATAGTGGTGGTTCAAGCCGAAGCATCCAAATTCTTGATCCGCTTGCTTCAAGTTCATGGGAAGAG GTTCcacaaacaaaaactttgattacTCCAGTCCAATGTAGATCATTGTGGAGACAGTTCCAATCAGAAACCGAGTATACTGTCACTCAGGCTATTTCAGCTCAG GAAGCCAATAAGCGTAACAATAGCATGTTGCCCCCTCCGTGGGCAATTGTTGCCATTCTTATCTTGGGGTTCAATGAATTTATGACACTTCTTAG AAATCCTCTCTACTTGGTCGTCATATTTGTCATCTTTTTGGTCGGCAAAGCCCTATGGGTTCAGCTAGACATATCGGGTGTATTCAGCAATGGAGCT CTTCCTGGGCTGCTATCCTTGTCCACAAGGTTTCTTCCAACCGTGATGAACATCCTTAAGAGATTGGCAGATGAGGGCCAACGACCTGCGGCTCCAGAACGCAATAGGAATCAAGAACTTGAGACAAAAAGCTTTCGGAATGGCATGCGTAGCAATTCGTCATCGGATGCATCCTCTAATATAACATCATCGGATAGCGGAATTGAGTACTCAAGTCTACCAAGGCAATAA